From a single Tachypleus tridentatus isolate NWPU-2018 chromosome 6, ASM421037v1, whole genome shotgun sequence genomic region:
- the Pis gene encoding phosphatidylinositol synthase — translation MSENIFLFVPNIIGYARILLALLSFWFMPVNHVKATICYLTSGFLDALDGYAARLFNQSTKFGSMLDQLTDRCATMCLLVTLAYFYPSYMFFFQLSMVIDIASHWIHIQTSLMQGKTSHKSYVDAAENPVLRIYYTSKLVLFFMCAGNELFYSMLYLIYFTEGPIVFGISLFRLFAWLTAPVALVKTMISIIQLAVACINVGIIDVEERKQQTGKSM, via the exons ATGTCTGAGAATATATTTCTTTTCGTGCCAAATATAATAG GATATGCCAGGATCTTGTTGGCACTGCTGTCCTTCTGGTTCATGCCAGTAAACCATGTCAAGGCCACCATATGCTACTTGACCAGTGGATTTTTAGATGCTCTAGATGGATACGCTGCTCGACTTTTTAATCAGA gcACCAAGTTTGGAAGTATGCTGGACCAGTTGACAGATAGATGTGCTACCATGTGCTTATTGGTGACCCTAGCCTATTTCTACCCAAGCTATATGTTTTTCTTCCAGTTGAGTATGGTCATTGATATTGCAAGCCACTGGATCCACATTCAGAC GAGTTTGATGCAGGGTAAGACGAGTCACAAGTCATATGTTGATGCAGCAGAAAACCCAGTTTTGAGAATCTATTACACTTCAAAG CTTGTCTTGTTCTTCATGTGTGCTGGAAATGAACTTTTTTATAGCATGTTGTACCTGATCTATTTCACTGAAGGACCTATCG TATTCGGTATCAGTCTCTTTCGGCTTTTTGCTTGGCTCACAGCTCCAGTTGCACTAGTTAAAACCATGATCAGTATTATCCAGCTTGCCGTAGCCTGTATAAATGTGGGAATCATTGATGTAGAGGAAAGAAAGCAACAAACAGGAAAGTCCATGTAA